The Stutzerimonas stutzeri DNA window CCGGCCAGGGCAAGCACCTGCGTTTCGGCGGCGAGGTGATGAAGAACGTCGCCGGTTACGACCTGTCGCGCCTGATGGCCGGCAGCTTCGGCTGCCTCGGCGTGCTCACCGAAGTTTCGCTCAAGGTACTGCCCAAGCCACGCCTGTGCACCAGCCTGCGTCTGGAAATCGATCTCGAACGTGCGCTGCTCAAGCTCGCCGAATGGGGCCAGCAGCCGGTACCGATCAGCGCCGCCAGCCATGACGGCAAGGCCCTTTACCTGCGCCTGGAAGGTGGCGAAGGGTCGGTCAATGCCGCGCGCGAACGCATCGGCGGCGAGGATCTCGACCCTGGCTACTGGAACGAGCTGCGCGAGCAGCGCCTGGCGTTCTTCGCCGACCCGCGCCCGCTATGGCGCCTGTCGCTGCCGAACAACACGCCAGCCGTGGCGTTGCCGGGCGACCAGCTGGTGGACTGGGCCGGTGCCCAGCGCTGGCTGAAGTCCGATGCCGATGCGGTGACCATCCGCGGCATCGCCATTGAGGTCGGCGGCCACGCCACCTGCTTTACCGCAGGCGCGACGAGCAATCCGTTCCAGCCGCTGTCGGCGCCGCTGTTGCGCTATCACCGCCAGCTCAAGGCCGCGCTGGATCCGCAGGGGATCTTCAACCCCGGCCGCATGTATTCCGAGGTCTGACGACGTATGCAAACGAATCTGAGCGAAGCCGCGAAAAAACTGCCGCGCGCCGAGGAAGCGGAAAGCATCCTGCGCTCCTGCGTGCACTGTGGCTTCTGCAACGCCACCTGCCCGACCTACCAGCTGCTGGGCGACGAGTTGGACGGCCCGCGCGGGCGGATCTACCTGATGAAGCAGATGCTCGAGGGCGGTGAGGTGACCGAGAGCACCCAGCTGCACCTGGACCGCTGCCTGACCTGCCGGAACTGCGAGACCACCTGCCCGTCCGGGGTGAAGTACCACAACCTGCTGGACATCGGCCGCGACTTCATCGAGCAGCAGGTGCAGCGCCCGTTGGGCGAGCGCGTCGTGCGCGGCGGCCTGCGCACGGTGATCCCGCGACCGGGCCTGTTCAAGGCACTGCTGGGTGCCGGCAATGCGCTGAAGCCGTTGATGCCGGCCTCGCTGAAGGATCACCTGCCGCGCGAGATCCGGCCGGCCAAACCGCGCCCGCAGGTCATGCACCAGCGTCGCGTGCTGATGCTCGAAGGCTGCGTGCAGCCGAGCCTGTCGCCGAACACCAACGCCGCCGCTGCACGGGTGCTCGACCGCCTGGGCATCAGCGTCAGCCCGGCGCGTGAGGCCGGCTGTTGCGGTGCGGTGGACTACCACCTCAACGCCCAGGAGGCCGGTCTGGACCGCGCGCGGCGCAATATCGACGCCTGGTGGCCGGCCATCGAGGCCGGTGCCGAAGCCATCGTGCAGACGGCCAGCGGCTGCGGCGCCTTCGTCAAGGAGTACGGCCATCTGCTCAAGGACGACCCGGCCTACGCGGCCAAGGCCGCCCGTGTCAGCGAGCTGGCCAAGGACTTGGTCGAAGTGCTGCGCAGCGCCGAACTGGAAAAACTCGACGTGCGTGCCGACAAGCGCATGGCCTTCCACTGCCCGTGCACCTTGCAGCACGCACAGAAGCTCGGCGGCGCGGTCGAAGACGTGCTCACCCGTCTGGGCTACCAGCTCACTGCGGTGCCGGATGCGCACCTGTGCTGCGGCTCGGCCGGCAGCTATTCGATCACCCAGCCGGAGATTTCCCACCAGCTGCGCGACAACAAGCTCAACGCGCTGGAGAGCGGCAAGCCGGAAGTGATCGTCACCGCCAACATCGGTTGCCAGACCCACCTCGATGGCGCCGGCCGCACGCCGGTCAAGCACTGGATCGAAGTGGTCGAGGAATCGATGCAGTAGCAATGCCTCATGGTTCGGCCGTCCAGACAGGGCGGCCAACGAACAACCGAAATACGAAGACAGGAGAATCGAGATGAAAAGCAAAGCCGTACTGAGCCAGACCGAAGTCGCCACCATCCTCGCCGCCGCCCGTGCCGAAGCGCAGGCCAACGGCTGGGCCGTGACCATCGTCGTCGCCGACGACGGCGGCCATCCGCTGGCGCTGGAGCGTCTGGACGGCTGCGCGCCGATCGCCTCCTACATCGCCACCGAGAAGGCCCGCAGCTCGGCCCTCGGTCGCCGCGAAACCAAGGGCTATGAAGACATGGTCAACAACGGCCGCACTGCCTTCCTCTCCGCGCCGGTGGTCTGCTCCCTGGAAGGTGGCGTGCCGGTGGTGGTCGACGGCCACGTCATCGGTTCGGTCGGCGTCTCCGGTGTGACTGCCGCGCAGGACGCCCAGATCGCTAAGGCCGGCGTTGCCGCCCTGGCTAACTGAACAGACAAGGAGAACGACAGATGACCGAGCGTGTAACCCTAGGCCGCCTGCAGGTCGCGGCCAATCTGCAGCGATTCATCGAAGACGAAGTCCTGCCGGGCACCGGTATCGAAGCCGCCGCCTTCTGGCAGGGGCTGGACACCCTGGTCCACGACCTGGCGCCGAAGAACCGTGAGCTGCTTGCCGAGCGCGACCGCATGCAGGTCGAACTGGACAGCTGGCACAAGGCCAACCCGGGCCCGATCAAGGACATGGCCGCCTACCGCGCCTTCCTCGAGTCCATCGGCTACCTGCTGCCAGTGCCGGGTGAGGTGAAGATCGAGACGGCCAACGTCGATAGCGAGATCGCCACCCAGGCCGGCCCGCAGCTGGTGGTGCCGATCATGAACGCGCGCTATGCGCTGAACGCCGCCAACGCACGCTGGGGCTCGCTGTACGATGCGCTCTACGGCACCGACGCAATCTCCGAAGAGGGCGGTGCGCAGAAGGGCCCGGGCTACAACGAAGTCCGTGGCGCCAAGGTCATCGCCTATGCACGCACCTTCCTCGATCAGGCCGCGCCGCTGGCCGAAGGCAGTCACGCAGACGCCACCGCCTACCGCGTGCAGGACGGCCAGCTGAAGGTCACCCTGGAGAACGGCAGTGTCACCGGCCTCAAGCAGCCAGAGAAGTTCGTCGGCTTCCAGGGCGAAGCGGTCGAGCCGAAGGCCGTGCTGCTGAAGAACAACGGCCTGCACATCGAGATCCAGATCGACCCGAACAGCCCGATCGGCCAGACCGATGCCGCCGGCGTGAAGGACCTGCTGATCGAGTCCGCGGTTTCCACCATTCTCGACTGCGAAGATTCGGTCGCCGCGGTGGATGCCGACGACAAGGTGCTGGCCTACCGCAACTGGCTGGGCATCGTGCAGGGCACCCTCAGCGAGGAAGTGGCCAAGGGCAGCTCGAGCTTCGTCCGCCGCCTGAATCCGGACCGCGAATACAGCGCGCCCAACGGCGGCGAGCTGAAGCTGCACGGCCGCTCGCTGCTGTTCATCCGCAATGTCGGGCACCTGATGACCAACCCGGCGATTCTGCTGGAAGACGGCCGCGAGATCCCGGAAGGCATCATGGACGGCGTGTTCACCAGCCTGATCGCCAAGCATGACCTCAAGCGCAAGGGCAACTCGCGCACCGGCAGCGTCTACATCGTCAAGCCGAAGATGCACGGGCCGAAGGAAGTCGCCTTCGCCGACGAATTGTTCGGTCGCGTCGAGGACCTCATCGGTGTGCCGCGCTACACCCTGAAGATGGGCATCATGGACGAGGAGCGCCGTACCAGCGCCAACCTCAAGGCCTGCATCGCCGCGGCCAAGCACCGCGTGGCCTTCATCAACACGGGCTTCCTCGACCGTACCGGCGACGAGATGCACACCTGCATGGAAGCCGGACCGGTGCTGCGCAAGGGCGACATGAAAACCACGCCGTGGATACAGTCCTACGAGCGCAACAACGTACTGGTCGGCCTGGCCTGCGGCCTGCGCGGCAAGGCGCAGATCGGCAAGGGCATGTGGGCCATGCCGGACCTGATGGCGGCCATGCTCGAGCAGAAGATTGGCCATCCGAAGTCCGGCGCCAACACCGCCTGGGTGCCGTCGCCCACCGGCGCCACCCTGCATGCGCTGCATTACCACCAGGTGAACGTGCAGGCCGTGCAGAGCGAGCTGGAAAAGGTCGACCTGGCCGCCGAGCGCGAGCAGCTGCTCAACGATCTGCTGACCATCCCGGTGGTCGCCGAAGACAAGTGGAGCGCGGAGGAGAAGCAGCAGGAGTTGGACAACAACTGCCAGGGCATCCTCGGCTACGTGGTGCGCTGGGTCGAGCAGGGCGTCGGTTGTTCCAAGGTGCCGGACATCCACAACGTCGGCCTGATGGAAGACCGCGCCACCCTGCGCATCTCCAGCCAGCACATCGCCAACTGGCTGCACCACGGCGTGGTCAGCCGCGAGCAGGTGCAGGAAACCCTGGAGCGCATGGCCAAGGTGGTCGACCAGCAGAATGCCGGCGATCCGCTCTATCGCGCCATGTCCAGCGACTACACTCAGTCGATCGCCTTCCAGGCGGCGTCCGATCTGGTGTTCAAGGGCCGCGAGCAGCCGTCCGGTTATACCGAGCCGCTGCTGCACCAGTGGCGCCAGCGCTTCAAGGCCGCCCAGGGCTGATGAACAGGGGGAACCGCGTGCGGCCGGAGGTTCGGCCCCCGCGGTGAGGACAGGAGCCCCAGGCGTCCAACGGCGCCCGGGGCTTTCGAGCATGAGCGGCACTGTTTCGGCCGGGCCGTCGGGAAGCGCACCGCCTGGCTGCGCTTCATGCGAAGCACCGGGCACGCCCGGACACAATAGAAGTGGTTCACAACAAAAAACGCAGGGACCCAACAAATGAGTCAAACACTACTGTCCATCCTGGCCTTCGTGCCGCTGGTGCTGGCGGGTGTGCTGCTGATCGGCTTTCGCTGGCCGGCCAAGTACGCCATGCCGCTGGTTTTCGTCCTCACTGCGCTGATCGGCCTGCTGGCCTGGGACATGACCCTCAACCGGGTTATCGCCTCGACCTTCCAGGGCCTGATCCTCACCGCGGCGATCCTCTGGATCATCTTCGGTGCGATCCTGCTGCTCAACACGCTGAAACATTCCGGGGGGATCAGTTCGATTCGGCGTGGCTTCTCCAACATCAGCCCTGACCGTCGTGTCCAGGTGCTGATCGTCGCCTGGCTGTTCGGCTGCTTCATCGAGGGGGCCTCGGGCTTCGGTACGCCAGCGGCGGTGGCGGCACCGCTGATGGTAGCGCTGGGCTTCCCGGCGTTGGCGGCGGTGGTGATGGGGATGATGGTGCAGTCCACGCCGGTGTCCTTCGGTGCGGTGGGCACGCCGATCCTGGTCGGGGTCGGCGCCGGCCTGGACAAGAGCGGGATCAGCGCGCAGCTGGCGACCGTGGGCAGCAACTGGGACGTGTTCTTCCACCTGATCTTCTCGCGGGTGGCGATCATCCATGCGCTGTGCGGCATCCTCATGCCGCTGATCATGATCAGCATCATGACCCGCTACTTCGGCCGCAACAAATCCTGGACCGAAGGCCTGGCCGTGGCGCCGTTCGCGGTGTTCACCGGATTGTGCTTCGTCATCCCGTATGCCGCCGCCGGTGTGTTCCTCGGCCCGGAATTCCCCTCGATCATCGGTGCCCTGGTGGGCCTGGCCATCGTGGTGCCGGCGGCCAAGGCCGGCTTCCTGCTGCCGAAGGACAGCTGGGATTTTGCCCCGGCGAGCGAGTGGCCATCCGAGTGGATGGGCAAGATCGAGATGAAGATCGAGGACGTCGCCGGCAAGACGCCGATTTCCGTGCCGATGGCCTGGGCGCCGTACCTGATCCTGGCCGGCTTGCTGGTGGCCTCGCGGGTGTTCCCGGACTTCAAGGCCTTGCTGATGTCGCTGTCGTTCGGCTGGAAGGACATTCTCGGTGAGACCGGCGTCTCCGGCACGCTGGAGCCGCTGTACCTGCCCGGTGGCATTCTCTGCATCGTGGTGCTGATCACCTTCTTCCTGCATCGCATGAGCGCGCGGGAACTGGGCGCGGCGATCTCCGAGTCGAGCAAGACCCTGCTCGGCGCAGGCTTCGTGCTGATCTTCACCATCCCGATGGTGCGCATCCTGATCAACTCGGGCGTGAACGGCTCCGACCTGGTGTCCATGCCGGTGGCCATGGCGCAGCTGGTGGCCAACAGCGTGGGTGATGTCTATCCGTTCTTCGCGCCGGCGGTCGGTGCGCTGGGCGCCTTCATCGCCGGTTCCAACACCGTGTCCAACCTGATGCTGTCGCAGTTCCAGTTCAACACCGCGGGCCTGCTGGGGCTGTCCGGTGCGCTGATGGTGGCGCTGCAGTCGGTCGGTGCGGCGGCGGGCAACATGATCGCCATCCACAACGTGGTGGCGGCCTCGGCCACCGTCGGCCTGCTCGGTCGCGAAGGGATCACCCTGCGCAAGACCATGCTGCCAACCCTGTACTACCTCATCCTGGCCGGCACCATCGGCCTGATCGGGTTCTACGTGATGGGCATCAGCGATCCGCTGGTGGGTGCCGCAGGCTAAGCCAGGCGGTAGTTTGACGGGCGGCCCAGGCCGCCCGTTTTCATTTGTGCAGTTGGTGCGGCGCGCCGTTCTGGTATAGCGTGCGTCGCAGTCGACGGATCATCGAGGTTACCCATGAAGAAATGGCAATGTGTGGTGTGCGGCTATATCTATGACGAAGCGCTGGGCGCGCCGGAAGAGGGCATCGCCCCCGGCACGGCCTGGGAAGATGTGCCGGAAGACTGGGTTTGCCCCGATTGCGGCGTCGGCAAGCTGGACTTCGAGATGATCGCCATCGGCTGATTCCGTTTCGCCAACCTACCCCATGAGGACCTGACGTGAGCGCACCCGTAGTCATCATCGGCACCGGCCTGGCCGGTTACAACCTGGCGCGGGAGTTCCGCAAGCTGGACCCGCAGACGCCGCTGTTGCTGATCACCGCCGACGACGGTCGTTCCTATTCCAAACCACTGCTGTCCACCGGTTTTGCCGCCAACAAGGACGCCGACAGCCTGGGTATGGCCACCGCCGGAGCCATGGCCGAGCAGCTGAACGCGGAGATTCGCACGCACACCCGCGTCACCCGTCTGGACCCGGCGCACCGCCGTGTCTGGATCGGCAACGAACCGGTGCCATACCGGGATCTGGTGCTGGCCTGGGGCGCGCAGACGATCCGTGTGCCGGTGGAGGGCGATGCGGCGGATGCGGTCTATCCGATCAACGACCTGCACGACTATGGACGCTTCCGTGCCGCTGCCGCCGGCAAACGCCGCGTGCTGATCCTCGGCGCCGGGTTGATCGGCTGCGAGTTCGCCAACGACCTGCTGCAGGGCGGCCACGAGGTGGATCTGGTCGCCCCCAGCGAGCAGGTCATGCCGGGCCTGCTGCCGCTGCAGGCCGCCGAGGCGGTGAAGCGCGGCCTGGAGGGCATCGGCGCGCGCATTCATCTCGGGGCCACGCTGGAGCGCCTGCAGCGCAGCACCGACGGTCTGCAGGCGACCCTGTCCGACGGCTCGCAGCGGGCCTGCGATCTGGTGGTCAGTGCCGTCGGCCTGCGCCCACGTACCGAGCTGGCCGCCGAGGCGGGGCTTGAGGTCAAGCGCGGCATCGTCGTCGATCGCCTGCTCAAGACCTCGGCGGAGCACGTCTATGCCCTGGGCGATTGCGCCGAGGTGGAAGGGCTCAGCCTGCTCTACGTGATGCCGCTGATGGCCGGCGCACGGGCCTTGGCTAAAACGCTGTTTGGCAATCCGACCTTTGTCAGTTATGGCCCCATGCCGGTAACCGTGAAGACCCCGGCCTGTCCGGTAGTGGTCTCGATGCCCGCCGTGGGCAGTGCCGGCAGCTGGTCCGTCGAGGCCCAGGGCAACGACGTCAAGGCGCTCTATCTCGGGGCTTGCGGGGAGTTGCTCGGCTACGCGTTGACCGGCGCGGCGGTGCAGGAGCGACTGGCGCTGAACAAGCAGTTGCCACCGGTATTGGCGGAACTACCGCAAATTCTGTCGCTAAAGTCCCCCAACTGAGCTTGCAGGGCGTCCGCGGGGACTGGCGCAGGTGCTAGCGCCGTGCCATTCTCCATGGGGCTGCCCCAGCCTAGAGCTGTTGCAGCGCCTTTAGCGCTGTTCTTGTGAACAGTACGGACACAACAACAAAAACGTCTCAGAGGCTCCCAATGCGTAAACCGGAACTCGCCGCAGCCATTGCCGAGAAGGCTGATCTGTCCAAGGACCAGGCCAATCGCGTACTCAACGCCGTGCTGGATGAAATCACCAATGCGCTGAACCGCAAGGACAGCGTCACCCTGGTCGGTTTCGGCACCTTCGTTCAGCGCCACCGTGGCGCCCGCACCGGGAAAAACCCGCAGACCGGGCAACCGGTCACCATCAAGGCCAGCAATACCGTCGCGTTCAAACCGGGCAAGATGCTCAAAGACGCCGTCAACTGACGCTGCGCCGACCCGGAGCCGATCGGCTCCGGGTAAACCTGACCGACTGGTCTTCCCCGGACCCGTTCGTACCCGTCCTTCCCCCCGCCGACCAAGCCACTACAATGCGGCCTTCCTCTCGTACCGGTCGGGACAACACGTCATGAAATTCCGCTTTCTGCTTTGGATGCTGGGCCGCCTGATGGCCAAGGCCAGCCGCACCAACCCCGAGTTCCAGCAGCAGCTGGGCGACAAGGATCTGACCTTTCAGCTGCACACCTTGGATGGCAAGGTCGCCCGGCACTTCGTGGTGAAAGACCAGCGCGTCACCAGCAAGCGCGGCCCGGCGCCTGAGCCGGCGTTCTCCCTGGGGTTCAAGGATGCCGCCTATGGCTTCGCCACCATGACGGCGAAGAACAAGCAGCTGGCGTTCATGCAGGGGATTCAGAACAAGGACATCCAGATCCAGGGGAACCCGGCGCTGGTGATGTGGTTCCAGGGACTGACCAAATACCTGAAGCCGAAAAAGAAGAAGTAGTGTCGCCCTGAGCCCGCGATTCGGCGCGCTCATTTCTGGATGTCCGGCACCCGGCTCGTCAGACCCAAGCCTGCAGGTCACTTGTGGTGGAAAACGCTGCGCGGCTTCCACCCTACCGCCTTCCCGGTGCCAGATTCCTACACCTTCCTACGCCCGCTCCCGCCAAACCTTCGCCTCATCCTTCAGCCAGTCCCGAAACGCCACCAGCCCCGCCGACTCCACCTTGCGCTCCGGAATCATCAGGTAGTACGCCCGCGTCTCGCTGCGATAGGCGTGGGGATGCGCCAGCACCAGCCGCCCCTCGGCCAGTTCCCGCTGGATCAGGAACGGCGGAATCAGCGCTACCCCCATGCCGTGCTCGGCCGCCTGCGCCAGCATGGAGAACAGCTCCAGCCGCGGGCCGGTCATGTCGCGGGCGACTTTCAACCCCAGTGAATCGAACCACTGCCGCCAGGCATAGGGTCGGGTGGTCTGCTGAAGCAGCGGCAGGTGGGCCAGGGCTTGGGTCGTGAACGGCTGACCGTCGCGCAGCAGGGCGGGGCTGCAGACTGGCTGCAGGTCCTCGGGCATCAGGTAGTGCGCCTCGGTACCGGACCAGTCGGCATCGCCGAAGTAGATGGCAGCATCGAACTCGGTATCGGCAAAGAGAAAGGGCCGGGTGCGGTTGGTCAGGTTCACCGTGATTTCCGGATGCAGCGCCTGGAAATGCCTGAGGCGCGGCACCAGCCACTGGGTGCCGAAGGTCGGCACCACGGCCAGCTCCAGGCTCATGGCGCCCTGCTGGCCCATCACCGACAGCGTGTCGCGCTCCACCGCGTCCAGCTGCGCTGCGATGCGGCGGGCGTAGGACTGGCCGGCGGCGGTGAGCTTCACGCCGCGCCGCGAACGGCGGAACAGCGCCAGGCCGAGGAATTCCTCCAGCCCGCCGATCTGCCGGCAGATGGCGCTCTGGGTCAGTGCCAGCTCGTCGGCCGCGCGGGTGAAGCTCTCGTGGCGGGCAGCGGCCTCGAAGGCGATCAGCGCGGCGGTGCTGGGAATCTTGCGGCGCATTATGCAAAGACCTCACGGGATAAGCCTGACGATGGCCAAGGAGCTTATCTCGGAATGAGCGAAACGCACAGTTTGGTGCGAAATCCTCGTTTGCGACGCACCGGTGCGGCGCCTAGGATCAGCTCATCCCGCCCCGCGCCCGCGGTGCCGAAGACAACAAGAGGAGCCTCCCGAATGGCCGGCAAAGCAAGCTTCAACTGGATCGACCCGCTGCTGCTCGACCAGCAGCTGACCGAGGAAGAGCGCATGGTGCAGGCCAGCGCCGCGCAGTTCGCCGCCGACAAGCTGGCGCCGCGGGTGCTGGAAGCCTTCCGCCATGAGCGCACCGATCCGGCGATCTTTCGCGAGATGGGCGAGACCGGCCTGCTCGGCGCGACCATTCCCGAAGCCTACGGCGGCAGCGGGCTGAACTACGTGTGCTACGGCCTGATCGCCCGCGAGGTCGAGCGCATCGATTCGGGCTACCGCTCGATGATGAGCGTGCAGTCCTCGCTGGTGATGGTGCCGATCTTCGAGTTCGGCAACGAGGCGACCAGGCAGAAGTACCTGCCCAAGCTGGCCAGCGGCGAATACATCGGCTGCTTCGGCCTCACCGAGCCGAACCACGGCTCCGACCCTGGCTCGATGGTCACCCGGGCGAAAAAGGTCGACGGCGGCTATCGCCTGTCCGGCAGCAAGATGTGGATCACCAACAGCCCGATCGCCGATGTCTTCGTGGTCTGGGCCAAGGATGACGCCGGCGAGATTCGCGGCTTCGTGCTGGAAAAGGGCTGGGAAGGGCTGTCCGCCCCGACGATTCACGGAAAAGTCGGCCTGCGCGCCTCGATCACCGGCGAGATCGTCATGGACAACGTGTTCTGCCCGGAAGAGAACGCCTTCCCCGACGTGCGCGGGCTGAAGGGCCCGTTCACCTGCCTGAACAGTGCCCGCTACGGCATCAGCTGGGGCGCGCTGGGCGCCGCCGAGTTCTGCTGGCACACCGCGCGCCAGTACGTGCTCGACCGCCAGCAGTTCGGCCGGCCGCTGGCGGCCAACCAGCTGATCCAGAAGAAACTGGCCGACATGCAGACCGAGATCACCCTGGCCCTGCAGGGTTGCCTGCGCCTCGGCCGCATGAAGGACGAGGGCACCGCCGCGGTGGAAATCACCTCGATCATGAAGCGCAACAGCTGCGGCAAGGCACTCGACGTGGCGCGCATGGCGCGCGACATGATGGGCGGCAATGGCATCAGCGACGAGTTCGGCGTGGCCCGGCACCTGGTCAACCTGGAGGTGGTGAACACCTACGAGGGCACCCACGATGTGCATGCACTGATCCTCGGCCGCGCGCAGACAGGCATTCAGGCGTTCTTCTGAAACTGCACCCCTCTCCCAGAAGGAGAGGGGGCTTGCTCCGTCCAATAGCCTTCGAGGTTTCGTCCATGCCCGGCGCCCTGTCCCATATCCGTGTTCTCGACCTGTCGCGCGTGCTCGCCGGGCCCTGGTGCGGGCAGATCCTCGGTGATCTCGGCGCCGAGGTGATCAAGGTCGAGCGCCCTGGCACGGGCGACGATACTCGCCACTGGGGCCCGCCCTATCTCAAGGACCAGCACGGCGAGAACACCTCGGAGGCCGCCTATTACCTGACCGCCAACCGAAACAAGCAGTCGCTGACCGTCGACTTCACCCGGCCCGAGGGCCAGCGCATCATCCGCGAGCTGGTGGCGCAATGCGATGTACTGCTGGAGAACTTCAAGGTCGGCGGGCTGGCCGCCTACGGGCTGGATTACGAAAGCCTGAAGGCGATCAATCCGCGGCTGATCTATTGCTCGATCACCGGTTTCGGCCAGGACGGCCCCTACGCCACACGTGCCGGCTACGACTTCATGATCCAGGGGCTCGGCGGGCTGATGAGCCTGACCGGCCGCAGCGATGCGGAGGAGGGCGCCGGGCCGGTGAAGGTCGGCGTGGCGCTGACCGATATCCTCACCGGTCTGTACGCCACCGTTGGCGTGCTCGCTGCGCTGGCACATCGCGAACGCAGCGGCGAGGGCCAGCATATCGACACGGCGCTGCTCGACGTGCAGGTCGCCTGCCTCGGCAACCAGGCGCTCAACTACCTCACCACCGGCGTGGCGCCCAGGCGCATGGGCAATGCCCATCCGAACATCGTGCCCTATCAGGATTTCCCCACTGCGGACGGCGACATCATCCTCACCGTCGGTAACGACGGTCAGTTCCGCAAGTTCTGCGAGGTGGCCGGGCGTCCCGAGTGGGCGGCTGATGCCCGCTTCGCCACCAATCGCGCGCGCGTTGCCCATCGCGCCGAACTGATTCCGCTGATCCGCCAGGTCACGGTGTTCCGCACCACGGCCGAATGGGTCAGTGCGCTGGAGCAGGCCGGCGTGCCCTGCGGGCCGATCAACGACCTGGCGCAGGTGTTCGCCGACCCACAGGTGCAGCATCGCGGGCTGAGCGTGGAGATGCCGCATCCGCTGGCCGGCCGCGTGCCGCAGGTGGCCAGCCCGCTGCGGCTGTCCGCTTCGCCAGTGGCGTACCGCAACCCGCCGCCGCTGCTCGGCGAGCACAGCGAGGCGCTGTTGCAGCGCCTGCTGGGCATGAACGACGAGCAGATCGCCGGCCTACGCGCGGCCGGAGTGATCTAGCCTGGAGGCTATCTAGCTCAGAAGCCTTCCAGCACGATCTTGCCTTTGGCCTTGCCGCTTTCCAGCAGGGCATGGGCGCGGCGCAGGTTGGCCGCGTTGATGGTGCCGAAGTGCTCGCCGAGGGTGGTGCGCAGCACGCCCAGATCGACCAGCTGGCTGACGCGCTGCAGCAGGTGGTGCTGCTCGAT harbors:
- a CDS encoding SCP2 sterol-binding domain-containing protein, which codes for MKFRFLLWMLGRLMAKASRTNPEFQQQLGDKDLTFQLHTLDGKVARHFVVKDQRVTSKRGPAPEPAFSLGFKDAAYGFATMTAKNKQLAFMQGIQNKDIQIQGNPALVMWFQGLTKYLKPKKKK
- a CDS encoding LysR family transcriptional regulator → MRRKIPSTAALIAFEAAARHESFTRAADELALTQSAICRQIGGLEEFLGLALFRRSRRGVKLTAAGQSYARRIAAQLDAVERDTLSVMGQQGAMSLELAVVPTFGTQWLVPRLRHFQALHPEITVNLTNRTRPFLFADTEFDAAIYFGDADWSGTEAHYLMPEDLQPVCSPALLRDGQPFTTQALAHLPLLQQTTRPYAWRQWFDSLGLKVARDMTGPRLELFSMLAQAAEHGMGVALIPPFLIQRELAEGRLVLAHPHAYRSETRAYYLMIPERKVESAGLVAFRDWLKDEAKVWRERA
- a CDS encoding acyl-CoA dehydrogenase, with amino-acid sequence MAGKASFNWIDPLLLDQQLTEEERMVQASAAQFAADKLAPRVLEAFRHERTDPAIFREMGETGLLGATIPEAYGGSGLNYVCYGLIAREVERIDSGYRSMMSVQSSLVMVPIFEFGNEATRQKYLPKLASGEYIGCFGLTEPNHGSDPGSMVTRAKKVDGGYRLSGSKMWITNSPIADVFVVWAKDDAGEIRGFVLEKGWEGLSAPTIHGKVGLRASITGEIVMDNVFCPEENAFPDVRGLKGPFTCLNSARYGISWGALGAAEFCWHTARQYVLDRQQFGRPLAANQLIQKKLADMQTEITLALQGCLRLGRMKDEGTAAVEITSIMKRNSCGKALDVARMARDMMGGNGISDEFGVARHLVNLEVVNTYEGTHDVHALILGRAQTGIQAFF
- a CDS encoding CaiB/BaiF CoA transferase family protein, with product MPGALSHIRVLDLSRVLAGPWCGQILGDLGAEVIKVERPGTGDDTRHWGPPYLKDQHGENTSEAAYYLTANRNKQSLTVDFTRPEGQRIIRELVAQCDVLLENFKVGGLAAYGLDYESLKAINPRLIYCSITGFGQDGPYATRAGYDFMIQGLGGLMSLTGRSDAEEGAGPVKVGVALTDILTGLYATVGVLAALAHRERSGEGQHIDTALLDVQVACLGNQALNYLTTGVAPRRMGNAHPNIVPYQDFPTADGDIILTVGNDGQFRKFCEVAGRPEWAADARFATNRARVAHRAELIPLIRQVTVFRTTAEWVSALEQAGVPCGPINDLAQVFADPQVQHRGLSVEMPHPLAGRVPQVASPLRLSASPVAYRNPPPLLGEHSEALLQRLLGMNDEQIAGLRAAGVI